A window of Salvia splendens isolate huo1 chromosome 8, SspV2, whole genome shotgun sequence genomic DNA:
TTGCTTGTCAGTGTCTTCTCAAAGATGATTCGGTTATAGTTATTTCTTTCTGCAGCTCTATAAGCTCTTTCTTTTTGAAGATGGAAACTGAAGGCACTGGTGGAATGGCAAAACGAATGAAGAGTTCTGTATGTCTCCCCCCCCCCTTCTATGAATAAGCATTAAGATGGCGACAAGAGAGATTAAAAGTTTTCTATTTCCTTATAACTGAGACACTGATCATTAGCAGGTTGGAGAAAAGGAGTTAGCCCTGCAAGATGGATCTACGGTAGAGGTTTCAGCTGAAGATAATGTCGTAACTTCGAATTCCGAACtggtggagatggagatctcTCACATCCTTGAAAAGATCAATAACTTCACTCAGATGGTAAACAACTTCAGCACTCATTGATTTGTAATAAATCTGGAAGGGGGAATTTGTGACTTTCAACACCGCATTTTTTTCAAAGAATCCAATCACCTTATTTGAATACATTATTATTTCCATATGATGCATCATTTCTTCGAATAATATGTTTGAACATGGGCGACCTATTTTCATTATTTGAAGGTGTCAGAGCTACTAGAATCAGGGAAGTCAATGCTGAAGGAACTGAGCAATGAGTTTGAAGAACGCATGATTTTGTGAGTGAATAGAAAGTAATTGTGGTCTGTAATTACTGGAAACGTGAGGCCACATACTTTAACTGCTAACATGTGACAGAATACACAAGGAGCAGATGGAAAAGTGGCAGGAGGAGATCAAGGAACTTCGAGCACTTGACACTGCAAATGAGGAAACGGATGCTCTGCTGCAAAATGCTATATATCTAATTCAGAACATTCATGGTGGCTCTGAAAGTTAGTAATCATGATAATCGAACAGAAGATCCCATTTCGTCAACATCGATTTGTAGCTTTTGGGATAATAGTAGTGGTATTAATATTACTGAAATCTTGTATCAGGTTCTAGTATATGATGTAGTGTTGTTGGTCAGATAAATCTTGGGATTAGAACTAAAGAATGAATATCATTACTCCACTTTCTTCTTTACAGTAAGAGATATAATCAGTTGCTACCATTAAAGATCTAGTGGTTCCAAGGTGCTTTACAAACATATCTTCTGTCATTTTACAGTTTATCATGACCACCATTACTATGCTTTATATTAATGAACATAGGGTGCATGAGTATTAAAAGTATGTAGGTAGGTTGCAGAGTTGTTGctaattagttttaatttttcataattCTATGTTGCAGCATGGATGTTGATGTttagaatttgattttgatgatgACACCAGTAGTTTTAGGCCGGCGGGATTGTAAGTATGAATAGATCAGCTTGTTTAATAAACATAACCTTATTATGAAATAATAGTAAAATCTATCCAAACAATGATAGTGAATTTGGCATGTCGAATATGAAAGTAGAATATAAGAATCATACAGAACCTCTAAATTCCAGAGAGAAGTATAAAAATGCTCTTCCATGAAAGTGAGTTCTACGCTGATTATCACCATTGAGACCAGGCCAGGGTAATAAATACACTTGAGATGAATTCAGACGGTTGATAGGTTTGACTAGAAATGAGTAAACAAAATCATATAGGTGCAGGTTTGCTTAGGATTCTGGCAATGATATTTGCTATTTCCTCGCTGCAATCCTCCTGCACATGATGCCCTGCCTGCCGACACGCAGGCCAATTCACTTAAGAGATGATGTAATATTAATGTAAAATTCAcctatattagtattattaccATGGGGACTTTGATTAGTTGATGGTTGGATTCTCTGCAGAAATCTTCCACACCCTCGAAGCTTAACCAGCGATCTCTTTCGCCCCAGCAAACGCATGTTCGGACCTTCCACGTCTCATCCCCAAGGATTTTTCTCATATCTTCTACATACCCctgcaaaacaaacaaaatgctCTTAATATTTGATGTTTCTGTTATCGTTGATTTGGTTCTGTATTTCACTTCTGTTCGCAGTCAACTTTAGAAGAGTTCATTCAGATATAACATTTGAGTGTCGATTCAAACAATCAAAGGATCCATTAAATTTCATTATCATGGACGTATACAGTTCTGATATGAtagatacacaaaatacaggcAAAACATGCTCGCGTGTCACACAAACACAGCCAGTCACAGGAGTAACATTTAAAGAGGAATTTCATCTCAATGGTATAATGCTACCAAACCACAAGATCTCAAGTATAAATAACAAGAAACAGCAGGAAAAGTGCACCTTTAGCTCCTTTTTCATCGACCTGCTAATGGCATTCAGAGCAAATCCAGAAGAGCCAGATGTGAGGTATGGTCTTCTATAAACCATTGCAACTTCTTCCTTTATCTGATAAGGACCGCAACTTGTCAAGGCTTTATCACTAGCTCGCAGAGGATCCTGATTGATGAGGGATTTCATGATTAGTGCCATGAAATTAAAGGGCAGATCATATGtgtacgaaataaaaaaaattaaactactCTGCTCGAACTTCACACCTGAGAAAATATTTCTCCTAGCAAGAAGTTGCTGAATATTGCAAGCGTTGATGGCAAATTGGCGTGTTTCGCTGTCAGCTTCAGGAtacaaacataaaaatatttaaggAATCCATGTATAAGTTAAAATCGGCAGTTGTTTATTGTGTTGAAAGTGAAATAGGATTGCATGTTAGGATTTGGGATCGAGAATCAAGGGTTAAAATCCTAGGTAAAAAGTTCCACTTTCTGCAGATTCAGCTTGTTTTGGCATTTGAAAATGTATACTCAGATTTGAAGCATGAAATAAAAAACAGAAGAAAAGGAGAAGAGTATCTTAGTTGCCACAGAGTTTAAACATATCTTACTGGAGGATTTAGAAGGATGAGATTATTAAGCTTTTCCTGATGATCTTGAGCGTATTTAACCACAACTGGTGAAAAGTATCCCTAACCAAAACAAAAATGACACAAGGTTTCATCAAATTCACATCACTAAAGGTAAAAATTCATACCAAATATGAGATTAAATATACCTGGACAACAAGAGTAACCTTATCTTTTGAGAGTTCATTGATGAGAGAATCTAAGGAATCTACAAATTCTGAAAAGCCAGAATTCGTCATTTGAAATGGCATGTTAACATTTATAGCTTATGCAGTGAACTTTCATTTTTAAATGTTGAAGCTCGTGCCTTTCAACGTGTAGTCAAAGCCATATTTGGGTTGGGGTTTATCTGAGAATCCAAATCCTGCAAGATCAGAAGAACTTGAGAATTCTAGCTGGATCAAATTCAAATAGGTGTAGTGTAACTTTAGGATGACAAAACATTCCGAACCAGAAGCAAGCCAGTATAAGGAAGGCTGTTCAGTTACTTGCTTTTGCTTGTGCAAGAACAAATGTGCTGTTAGCATAACCATATATGTACTCATGTAAAACAATT
This region includes:
- the LOC121744174 gene encoding uncharacterized protein LOC121744174, with product METEGTGGMAKRMKSSVGEKELALQDGSTVEVSAEDNVVTSNSELVEMEISHILEKINNFTQMVSELLESGKSMLKELSNEFEERMILIHKEQMEKWQEEIKELRALDTANEETDALLQNAIYLIQNIHGGSES
- the LOC121745613 gene encoding cis-3-alkyl-4-alkyloxetan-2-one decarboxylase-like isoform X2, with the protein product MALCFFSASLSLPTRHPLISTPQNIPRKRNLPLICRSSSDSDEEDYLLDAPVSIGDGFSFSGGKYSDEPSPADQWFKQGKIVKAHLVGGTGEKAKDPIFGLAMAGSSQASTDLFRWFCVESGNPANQTVILIHGFPSQAYSYRKVLPILSKNNHVIAFDWLGFGFSDKPQPKYGFDYTLKEFVDSLDSLINELSKDKVTLVVQGYFSPVVVKYAQDHQEKLNNLILLNPPLTAKHANLPSTLAMVYRRPYLTSGSSGFALNAISRSMKKELKGYVEDMRKILGDETWKVRTCVCWGERDRWLSFEGVEDFCRESNHQLIKVPMAGHHVQEDCSEEIANIIARILSKPAPI
- the LOC121745613 gene encoding cis-3-alkyl-4-alkyloxetan-2-one decarboxylase-like isoform X1, which produces MALCFFSASLSLPTRHPLISTPQNIPRKRNLPLICRSSSDSDEEDYLLDAPVSIGDGFSFSGGKYSDEPSPADQWFKQGKIVKAHLVGGTGEKAKDPIFGLAMAGSSQASTDLFRWFCVESGNPANQTVILIHGFPSQAYSYRKVLPILSKNNHVIAFDWLGFGFSDKPQPKYGFDYTLKEFVDSLDSLINELSKDKVTLVVQGYFSPVVVKYAQDHQEKLNNLILLNPPLTAKHANLPSTLAIFSNFLLGEIFSQDPLRASDKALTSCGPYQIKEEVAMVYRRPYLTSGSSGFALNAISRSMKKELKGYVEDMRKILGDETWKVRTCVCWGERDRWLSFEGVEDFCRESNHQLIKVPMAGHHVQEDCSEEIANIIARILSKPAPI